A region from the Triticum aestivum cultivar Chinese Spring chromosome 3D, IWGSC CS RefSeq v2.1, whole genome shotgun sequence genome encodes:
- the LOC123080849 gene encoding uncharacterized protein, giving the protein MPFPGANTSAALASGSILAARGAGAHDAPCVMGGGDDVVPYSAIGSSDPAVGPVSPDVPELDQGVGLADGEFSGASCKNFSSGGGDVASGLATPAGVSHNSVQSSGCSGPADSCTTFSSGGVVQPSGLATPAVVSHNSVQSSGSSGAADSCTTFSSGGMVQTSARVGDGTPDVVSSCDVQSARPSGPASANTTIRVGWKCRPRGPSAADERAVVADRVPPLEAAIRGFADRGTVAVVNPVLGTIFDSLAEAYEFYNLYSWEVGFGIRYGKSRQNVNGTKCMQEIVCGCAGKPERENSSSMRSNCAAMLRLHRTDDGGWYVSENRASHNHELLRTCAEKLHWLSHRHIDTYTRDLVKQLRQKQCKSGEGIHHHWEPVWADGERPIHKEVP; this is encoded by the exons ATGCCGTTCCCTGGAGCGAATACCTcggcggcgttggcctctgg ATCTATCTTGGCTGCTAGGGGTGCAGGTGCGCACGACGCGCCGTGCGTTatgggcggcggcgacgacgttgTGCCCTATTCGGCTATTGGCTCGTCGGATCCGGCCGTCGGCCCGGTCTCACCGGACGTGCCTGAGTTAGATCAAGGGGTGGGCTTGGCTGATGGCGAATTTTCCGGGGCATCCTGCAAGAACTTCAGCTCTGGAGGCGGGGATGTGGCGTCGGGATTGGCGACTCCAGCCGGCGTCTCGCACAACTCCGTCCAGTCCAGCGGCTGCAGTGGCCCGGCGGATTCGTGCACGACATTCAGTTCAGGGGGCGTGGTCCAGCCGTCGGGATTGGCGACTCCAGCCGTCGTCTCGCACAACTCCGTCCAGTCCAGCGGCAGCAGCGGCGCGGCGGATTCGTGCACGACATTCAGTTCTGGAGGCATGGTCCAGACGTCGGCACGGGTCGGCGACGGGACGCCGGACGTCGTCTCGAGCTGCGACGTGCAGTCCGCACGTCCCAGCGGCCCAGCTTCGGCGAACACCACCATCCGCGTAGGCTGGAAGTGCAG GCCAAGAGGTCCTAGTGCTGCAGACGAGAGGGCTGTAGTAGCTGATCGTGTGCCGCCATTGGAAGCTGCTATTCGAGGGTTCGCTGATAGGGGGACGGTGGCGGTCGTGAACCCGGTGCTTGGCACTATTTTTGATTCGCTGGCAGAGGCGTATGAATTCTACAATCTATATTCATGGGAGGTCGGCTTTGGGATTCGTTACGGCAAGAGCAGGCAAAATGTCAATGGGACGAAGTGTATGCAAGAGATTGTGTGCGGCTGCGCC GGCAAACCAGAAAGGGAGAACAGCTCGTCGATGAGGAGCAATTGCGCCGCCATGCTTCGGTTGCACCGGACAGATGATGGTGGGTGGTATGTATCTGAAAATCGCGCCTCCCACAACCATGAATTGCTACGGACATGTGCTGAGAAGCTGCATTGGCTATCACACCGGCACATTGACACATACACAAGAGATCTCGTGAAACAGTTGCGCCAGAAACAATGTAAATCTGGGGAAGGTATACACCATCATTGGGAGCCTGTTTGGGCGGATGGAGAACGTCCCATTCACAAAGAGGTGCCTTAG